In bacterium, the sequence AATCTGAGCCGTAAGTCATTACCCCGTTTGTCAATAGGGTATCGTCGCACTCCCCGCCTGATCTGTTCTAATCATCCAACCATCCCCTTGTGCGTTCGTATTAAAAGAACGGTAACCGCCACCGATTAGAAATCCGCCAACTGATGTCGGATAAATACAACGAACAGCATCATCTCCACCACTGTCGAAAGTCCTGGACCAAATTGTCACATTTGATGGAGTTATTTTGTAGAGTTGGATATCTCCGTTCGAATTCTCCATGGCATTACAGACAGAAAACACGTAATTACCGTCTTTCGTCCATAACCCTTTACTGCAGTATTTTGTCGTCCCACCGGGGAGATACGCGGATGAGACCGTATCTCCGGTATCGCGGATTCTCGCCATCCACGGTTGGAAACCGCGCATACCTACCATGAGATAGGAGTCATCAGGCAGATGAATGATATCATTAAACATATCGTTCGTTGAATAGCCGTAGGAGCGTAACCAAACTTGTGTTCCCAGCGAATCGGTTCGTAAGGCAAATGAGCCGCTGTTCTGCAGCATTCCACAGGCAAGGAACCCATTATCGGGTAGTTGATACACACCGGTAAACATATCCTGGCCGGATGTCGATAGCGAATACAAACGAAGCCACTGCTGAGTAAGTGTCGCATTTAGTTTAATCATCATTGCATCGGTACTTCTTGCACAAGCGATCAGAAAACCACCGTCATGAGTTTGGATGATGCCGAATTTAAACAGGAATCCATTCAAACTGGTGGAAGCCACATACTGATTTAGGATTGCACCATTCAAGTCCAGTTGAACAACAAATAAACTTGCCCCATAACCGATGTATCCGGCAATAATCAACGTGCTATCCGCCAATTGTAAAACACTGCTGCCAAAACCATAGGCAGGATAGACTCTCGACCAAAGAGTATCACCATTGTAGTTTGTTCTCACGACGAAGAGCTGGCTGTTAATGTTTAGGAAATTATTGCCTCCGACTGCCACGGCTCCGCCGTCAAAGGTTTCGGTAACCGCAAAAAATTGTTCGTTGGTAGTTCCCGTTGAATACTGTCTTGACCAGACCGGAAGAAAACCACTGAACGCGGTAACCCGATAGAAACCATTGGGATTGCTGGTGGTGTCAGTCGCAGAAAGTAACGGAGTATTCGCTACCAATGTACTGAAACCGTTTGGTGTGAAGTATGCCGAATCGGAACGATACAGCCGGTACAAAGATGCACCAGCAGCAGAATCCCAAGTCAGCGTCTTATTGGGTGGAGTCGAGGAGATTCGGAGATTCTGCGGTGCATCCTGCGAGTAACTTGCAATATTCCTTATGGAGCGGCCTGACGTCCAAATCTTGTAATCGTGAGTTGTCGATGGAGAAGTGAAGACATGAAGATAGTCGGCGTGATAACCGGTTGCTCCTGGTGCATATCGAATACTAACCGCAGTCGAATCGCCAGCAGGCAACGACCGGGGAAACGATGACCACGAAGCGGTGTAATTTGTTGGCAGGCGCATCGAATCGATCAACACAGCGACACCACTGGTGTTTCTGATCCAGAGAACCTGACTGGTGTCGGTAGCAGATGGAATCGATCCAAAATCAAGTAGCAATGGTCGAGATACAATACTACCTGCAGCCAGTAGCTTGGGCGATTTGATGTGAAGGGTTCCACCGTGACCAGTGATATTCACCAGCCGGACTCTCACTGCGTCACCATCATCATACCAGACGGTTGGAATCACTACTGATACAATACTCCACGCCCCCGCCGCATTCGGGTTGGTATGGTTTTGTAATGCGGTGCCTCCCCGATGGAAGTATCCCAGTTGATACGTTGCACCATTATCGTTAGACAAGTCAACCCGCAGCGTATCGGATCCGGATGCCGCGTAGTAACTGTATTCAAACTGAAACAATACAGTACTGTTTGTAACACTTCGTAAATCAAACCGGGGGGTGATCAGGTAATCGAGTTTTCCGACCGCTGCAGAAATCGTCTCATTAGTAATAACAAATTCTTGTGATAATCCGCTTCCGGTAGTCAACCAAGTTTGAGTTGGATGACCGACACTGTCCGGGTTAAACCGTCCCCACCTTGGGGGAAACTGACCTTCCACCCGAGAGTAATTCATAACGTAAGGGGGTCGGAATGACTCTTCTCCGTGTAACTGAACAATACAGGAATCAGTAGTGTTGTATCGAAAAACAACCGAACCATCGTTTGATGTATCGCCCCCGGCAACATGCCAGGTGATCTGATAGTTGATCGAGTTTCCCGGCAGGAGATTGCTGATTGCACTAGCACCGTTGAAGGGTCCGGTGAAATGAATACTGTTTGTCGAAATCGGTAGGTTCCCTCCAACGTTTGTAATCGTTATTGCTCTTGAGTAAGAGGTACCCATCGTTGCTGTATTGTAATCGACAGATGCCACAGTACTCATTACCCCTAAACCAACAATTGTGAAATTTGCATCGGATGTATCCCGCAGAGTAGAACCCAACTGAATTGCCATCCGACAGTTGCTCCCCCCCGGACCGGTAACAGTCCAACTTCGTGTGCTACCAGTCGAAACCAGGATATTGCAAATCTCCTCCCAATTACCTGATGGATAATTGCGATTGATTTTTAGAATAAGCGGTAGTCCGGTAACTTGCGATTGCCAACGCACAGTCGTTACTGTTCCAACAGTCAACAACTCACCACCATTGGGAGAAACCAGTTGCCAGGGATTGCGAAATGAAATATCGGTGTTACTGGTATCCCCCCAAGCATGATCTGTGGTTGTTACCCGTACCCGGGCATGTTCGGTCGAGATGTCGGGTATCGTCCAAGCACACCATCCAGTATTGACTGCGTTAGTCGAGATCGATGACCAACTTCCCGACGGATAATTCTGTTTCCATTCGATGTTCACACGCTCTGTCGATTCGGGAAAACTGTATCGAATTGTGTCAGCGACAAGACGATATTTAATCTCACCCCCAGTAAAGGTTGATAAGGTGAGCGGTTTCCGTCTGACGTAAAACTGCTGTGACCAAAATTGTTGTCCGCTTTCGAGATTTGTAACTAAAAAGCGGGCGGAATCGGTAGTGGGTGCAGTCGGAGACCAAGAAACGCTTCCGACGCCCGGTTCGATGTGGAGATTATCATAGTGCATCTCGAGACTGTTGGTATCCATTCCATGACGACTGAGGCGAATGCTGACATTCATCCGGTAATTACTACTCCACCGCAAGGTATCTTCCAACAGCACCCAACTGGTGTCGGTTGTGTTAGGTCGAGTTATCGTGAACGAGCGCACCAAAATCGAGAAGTCATTCCCGGAAGTATCGGCCAACAACGGATTGTCAGGAACAATTGCAATCCGACAGTGTGTCCGTGATGATAACACATTCGGCGTCCAAACAAACGATCCTGCTGTAACTGCAACAGGAGAACCGTTCAAAGTTGTCCAGCTACCCGACGGATAGTTCGTGTTAAGTCTAATCGTCACATTTCCCGTAAGATTCGTGCTGGTCCATCGAATCGTATCGGCGGTTAGTGAATACAGGGTATCACTTCCGTTGGGATGACTAATCGCCAACCGCGGCGCTAAAATTGTTGTATTCGTTGGGGTAATGACAAATGTATTGGGGTTGCTATCAAGGACTAATTTAAATCGAGCATTGTTTGTTTCCGGTCCCGATACTTGAAACAAGTACTCTCGATTGGCAGTAGCATTTGTTATCCATGGCGACCAGGAGCCGTTGGGGTAATTTCGGTTGATATAGAGGCTGACAGTACTTGTCGAACCAAATGCCGACAAGTAAAACGGTACGTTTGTACCAATAATCAGGGTATCACTATAGGTTGGTCGGTGGGGATAATCAATTTCGACCCAGATGGCATCAAATCGGGCGACAAACGGGGCTGCACGCGAATGATCTCCGTAGGTTGTGAACATCGCATTCGTGAAAGGTAACGTGTTCCAGCTTTCACTGTTTCCTGAAATGAAAACACTGGTATTACCATCCGTATCGATTTTTGGTCCCCATCCCAAACTACCTAACTCTTCACCAGTTCCCCCAAAGTAGGTCGAGTAAACCAGTCGATTATCCGGATTAAAGTGGCTTAAGACCAAATCGCCATCGCCACCTTGAAAAGTAGTATAGAGTGCATCTGGTGTCGTCGGGTAATACGATTCTCGGGCATGTCCGCAAAACCAGAATCCACCTGCATTATCGGACTTGATATCCAATGAACGAATACCGATCAATGCTTCATGTCCATTTCCGGTAAGTGAGCAGTATACCATTTGGCCGGAACTGTTAAAGTGCTGAACAAATGAATCGGAAACCAGATTTGATGTCGAACGAAAAGTCGAGTCATACGCATCGGGCGAGAATTGCAGCCAACGTCCTTCACCAAGGATGTATGCACCACCATTTCCATCAGAGCAGATACCATTAATTGATGCCCACCAAGGTCGTAAGAAGCTGTAACCAACTAAGTCACCGGCATAACTGCTGAACAACAAACTGGATTGTGTGGTCGAAAGATGTGTGTAAAAGAACATTACTTCAGCCGAAAAGTGCCAATTAAAAGCATACGCGTTGGCTGTGATTGGAAAATCGCGGCTTTCCGTTTGACCGGCAATGTGGATTCCACCAGAACCATCTGCTGCAACATCACAGACATAGTCATTTAGCGAACCACCAAAGTAGGAACAGTAGGAAACGACCCCACTGTTGTTCATCCTTGCGATAAATATCTCGTTTGGTACCGGAAGCTCATTGGGATCGATCAATCGGTTCTGTTGAAAAGCATTGACGGTTGTTGGCAGGTTTTCACTCTGGGTATTGCCGACAATAACAAACCCGCCTGATCCGTCTGTAACGATATGGTCGATACCATCGTAAAGCGATCCACCGAAGTATCGTCCCATCAACAGTTGTGTACCGCCACTGTTCAAGTGAACGATCGCTCCATCATATCCGCCAGCGATTCCACCGGGAATCGTGACCGGAAAGTCGTTACTAATAGTTCTACCAGCGATAACCGCTCCCCCGAATCCATCGGAAATGATTGGGTTCGTATGGTCATAGAAGTAAACCGAAGTCGAGATGTTATCTTCCTGATTACCACCGATATAGGTCATATACACTAAATGGTTGGGACCCATTTTTGAGATTAACCAGTCTTTTACGCCTCGCATCGTCGTTGAGTATGCGCCGATTGTTAAGGGGAAAGTAACATTATCGGCAGTACCACCAAGAATGCAGTATCCTTCTGTACTCGTAGTAACAGAAGCAGTTTCCCAGTAATTGATTGCGGAGTCTGGATAGGTAAAAGTACAAAACACTAAAGGGTCGATACGTAATTCTTCGTCCGGTTCGTACTGCTTTGGGGAAGCAATTGTTAAATAGCGGTTCCCGGTGATTTGCCAGTGTGTCGATAGTTCTCTACGGTTGTCATATTGATCGGTCTGGTAGACTGCCGGTAGAATTGCGCGGACAGAACCCAACGATGTAGGGATTACCAGTGCACCTCCTTCGGTGGTCATTATCGCGCCGTCTGTGAGACCGGTGCATTCGATCCCGATTTGCTCCGGATCGGCGCCCGGTCTGACGATAAAGTCAAATTCTAACTGACCATCTTTCGTATACCATTCGATATCGATACCTTTCCACACTTCGCGATACAGCACTGAGGTATAGCTTTGGCAATCAGTACCCCATTTCTTGGGATCATTTCCGACAAGAAAATTGGTACGCCATTCCTGTGCACCTCGCGTTTCAATCGCATTCTGTGGAACGGGTTCGATGGGTCTAGGTTGACCAGACGTCGATGAATTGTGAAACTGGAATTTTAGGGCGTGGTAACGTATCTGTGCGGTATCCAGAAAGTCTTCAAACAGCTTACGTGCAATGGGATCGGTTACACGCTCCGGAAGAGCAGGTGGAATGGATTTCTGTAATGAAACAAGCGTTAACCCATCTCGTTCGAGAAACCATACTACTCGATTTAACTCCAACCGAAAAAGGACCTGTTCATCCCACTGTCCCCGGTTTTCGATAAAAGTCGGTGGTAGCGATCCAACGGCTGATTGCATGTTTGCGATTTCACTGGAAGCCAGTGCAAGCGTCAATTGCAGAAGGAAACCGAATAAAGTGAACGTCCGTTTCATACGAACTCCTAAGAATCGATTTTCCAAATTGATAAGGTGAGTCACAGGGTGAAAAAATATTTAAAAGTTATGAAACAATGATGGATATATCAAGTTTATTGTGGGATTGTAGAAGATTTCGATGTGATCTCTAAAGCAGATATCCTGTTGCTTACAACACACTGTTGCATATCGCTATACACCACTTTCTTCCCGAATGAAAACGAATGCTTGACCACAATTGGCCAATATCCGCCTTACAAATCAGAGATGGTAGGCAGATGCAGCACTTATTCAAACGCCCAGCCATCCGCAGCACCTTTCGACCGCCGCTACTACTTCCGTGAGCCTTTCGAGATTGTCACTTCACGGCAGTCGGATAAGGTAGCGATCTACGTTCCCGGCAAAGAGAATTTGAAAAAACTTACGGAACAGTCTTGAGCAGCAATATTAGAGATTACAGCGTCTCTAAATCCGCCGGCTCGAAATGTTCGCGAGGGTGTTTACAGCAAGGACATACCGCCGGTGGTTCTTTTCCGACATGGATATACCCGCACACTCCACACTTCCACTTGATCGGTGTTTCGCGTTTGAACACCGTTCCATTTTCTACCATCTCCAACAACTTCTGGAAACGATCCCGATGGTGCGCTTCAACTTTCGCTATCATTTTGAACAACAGCGCGGCTTCGCGATTTCCTTCCGCTTCGGCTTCCTTGGCAAAGGTGGCATACATTTCGGTTACTTCGTAGTGTTCGCCTTCCATCGCTGCTTTCAGATTTGCCGCTGTGTCGTGGGTTCCATGCAGCATCGTGTATTCGTCTTTGGCATGGCGCATTTCGTTTTCGGCGGTTTCATCAAACAACTTGGCGATATAGTGGAAGCCCTCTTTCCGGGCGACTTTTGCATAGAACTGATACTTATTGCGCGCCATCGATTCGCCAGCGAATGCAGCTTGCAAGTTTTCTTCGGTCTTGGTCATGATTTTGGTTCTCCTGTGGTGATTCCTAAGGTGTAGTAAGATGACTGTAGCTTCGTGTGTAGAAAAGATAATACGAATTCGATGCGCTTTCATCAAACAAAATTTGCTATAACACGATAAATCGAAAAATTCTATTGGTCGAACATGAATCACAGAGAATTGTTCTTAAGCTCTCCGGGAGCACAATCGTTATTGATGTCATCAATGCGTATCAATTAATAAGAAGTCCGTTTTGGACACACTGTTACCGCTCGCCTTAGTTCGACGCCCGATATCAGCCTGTCAATCATTCCGTTCCGGATGAGAAGTCTCACCGGAATTAATTCGCGCTTGCCGCAATTTGCGCAAGCATCCCTGCCGTTGATATGAGTTGCGTATGAAAATATTATTGGTTTATCCCGTGTGTCCAGACACGTTCTGGAGCTTTCGGTATGCGTTAAAGTTCGTTGGGAAACGAGCAAGCGGCCCTCCACTCGGACTGTTGACCGTAGCGGCGATGTTGCCGGTAGAGTGGTCGAAGAAATTAGTAGATATGAATGTCGAGAAGTTGTACGACAAAGACATCTCCGAAGCGGATTTTGTTTTTTTCGGCGCGATGTAAATTCAACGAAAGTCTGCTATCGAGGTGATCGAACGTTGCAATGCGCTGGCTACGAAAATCGTGGCGGGTGGACCATTGTTTACGGCACACTCCGAAGATTTTCCGACAGTCGACCACTTTGTATTGAACGAAGCGGAGATTTCTTTGCCGCGCTTCTTGGCGGATCTATCGCAGGGTACGTTACAACGGCGTTACACTTCGACTGAATTTGCCGATTTAAGCGATACACCGATTCCCCTTTGGCGATTGATCAAGTTTAAACATTACGCTACGATGAATGTGCAATACTCCCGCGGCTGTCCTTATGATTGTCACTTCTGCGATATCACGGTGCTCTACGGAAAAACGCCGCGCACTAAAAGTGCATCACAACTGATTGCCGAATTTGACAGCCTTTATCAAGCCGGTTGGAAGAGTAACGTCTTTCTGGTCGACGATAACTTCATCGGGAATAAAGGGAAAATAAAAAGAGAAGTGTTACCAGCATTGATCGATTGGATGAAACGCCGTAAGAACCCGTACGTCTTGTCGACCGAAGCGTCGGTAAATCTTGCCGACGATGATGAATTAATGAGATTAATGGTTGCTGCCGGATTCGACACGGTATTCATTGGTATCGAATCACCCAACGAAGAGAGTCTCATCGAATGCGACAAAAAGACCAATCGCAATCGTGATTTGGTTGCCAGCGTTCACAAGATTCAATCGGCGGGATTGCAAATCCAGGGCGGTTTTATCGTCGGATTCGATAACGATCCACCCACCATTTTCAAACAAATGACACGCTTCATTCAAGATACCGGCATTGTAACAGCAATGGTGGGATTGTTGAATGCTCCAAAGG encodes:
- a CDS encoding rubrerythrin family protein; translated protein: MTKTEENLQAAFAGESMARNKYQFYAKVARKEGFHYIAKLFDETAENEMRHAKDEYTMLHGTHDTAANLKAAMEGEHYEVTEMYATFAKEAEAEGNREAALLFKMIAKVEAHHRDRFQKLLEMVENGTVFKRETPIKWKCGVCGYIHVGKEPPAVCPCCKHPREHFEPADLETL